From a region of the Aeoliella mucimassa genome:
- a CDS encoding polysaccharide biosynthesis/export family protein, with translation MKLTSFKTWYVLVALLLVPTFAYMQAESGDPREPSDRNQMLRQDEIVQVSNSAVTEPSTASNAPITLCQALGPAAPHNIWSVDSAAGRGCGEVGWDSRGYCNWQSYAQGEYVGHARLPHVTEYRLRVGDQIAVYYLRTREVLSQPYELQVGDTISVESLTAGSASGASATGEGASGANSDLNRQVIVQPDGTITLPLLGQIRAAGHSIPTLRDELEELYKEFYRLPAITVTAVNIDTRLEDLLDTVDARGGNIGGRQLQVTVTPAGRINLPGIGSVYVQGLTLDETRMELDARYEATIPGVRVTPDLLQRAQRFVYVLGEVQTPGQFELDGPTTVIQAIAQAGGWQVGANLRQVVVFRRGEDWRLMATMVDLRGALYARRPVPADEIWLNDSDIVLIPKTPIQMADEVIEQVFTRGVYAAVPVEVMWGQGFSSVSSIIAR, from the coding sequence TGTTGGTCGCCTTGCTCTTGGTGCCGACGTTTGCCTACATGCAAGCAGAGTCTGGTGATCCGCGAGAGCCATCGGATCGCAACCAGATGCTGCGTCAGGATGAAATAGTACAAGTCTCCAACTCTGCAGTCACGGAACCAAGCACTGCCAGTAACGCGCCGATCACCCTCTGTCAGGCATTGGGTCCGGCTGCTCCGCACAACATCTGGTCGGTCGATAGTGCCGCGGGTCGAGGTTGTGGAGAGGTTGGCTGGGACTCGCGTGGATACTGCAACTGGCAATCGTACGCTCAGGGCGAGTACGTTGGCCACGCGAGATTGCCCCACGTTACCGAATACCGATTGCGAGTCGGCGATCAGATCGCCGTGTACTACCTGCGGACGCGAGAAGTACTTTCGCAGCCTTACGAATTGCAGGTGGGCGATACCATTTCGGTGGAGTCTCTCACTGCAGGCAGTGCATCAGGTGCTTCGGCCACAGGAGAAGGAGCTTCGGGGGCCAACAGCGACCTGAATCGTCAGGTAATCGTGCAACCGGACGGCACGATTACGCTCCCATTGCTAGGGCAGATTCGCGCGGCGGGGCATTCGATTCCGACACTCCGCGATGAACTCGAAGAACTCTACAAGGAGTTTTATCGTTTGCCAGCGATTACCGTTACCGCGGTGAATATCGACACTCGCTTGGAAGACCTTCTCGATACGGTCGACGCTCGTGGTGGAAACATTGGCGGACGTCAACTGCAGGTCACCGTGACCCCTGCGGGGCGGATCAACTTGCCTGGCATCGGCAGCGTGTACGTGCAGGGGCTGACGCTCGACGAAACTCGCATGGAACTCGATGCTCGCTACGAGGCGACCATCCCAGGCGTTCGCGTGACTCCCGACTTGCTTCAGCGTGCCCAACGGTTTGTCTACGTGCTCGGCGAAGTGCAAACTCCCGGTCAGTTTGAACTCGATGGCCCCACGACGGTGATACAAGCGATCGCCCAAGCGGGAGGATGGCAAGTGGGGGCAAACCTACGCCAAGTGGTGGTGTTTCGCCGCGGAGAGGATTGGCGACTCATGGCGACCATGGTCGACCTGCGAGGAGCACTATACGCCCGCCGCCCAGTGCCAGCGGATGAAATCTGGCTGAACGATTCGGATATCGTGCTGATCCCCAAAACACCGATTCAAATGGCCGACGAGGTAATCGAACAGGTATTCACGCGAGGCGTCTACGCAGCGGTCCCTGTTGAAGTGATGTGGGGACAGGGTTTCTCGAGTGTGAGCAGCATCATTGCGAGATGA
- a CDS encoding cupredoxin domain-containing protein, with the protein MISQTASAAFLLLDDFDSYDNSADTRTSLATGGVWMSEFDDGVGGITSNSNVLATDKGQSLVTKGGAAWRGADRDLTGTDAAIAVGETKTYFWQVQATSTGGGFDFMMGLSPSVDNIDITNAWQDFNVMPFVNNAADTPFINADGPDAEWWAPMNPDEWYNVWVVVNNDATSPSYDLYYSAGSDAPTLVSNDAYWRNTDLLPAGQALNAMGFMAAGGEGSTLMIDNIYYAAGSDLSNPVGVPEPSTLALCSLFGMFGTATYLRSRWG; encoded by the coding sequence ATGATCAGCCAAACCGCCTCGGCGGCTTTTTTACTGCTCGATGATTTTGACAGCTATGACAACTCGGCTGATACAAGAACTTCGCTCGCTACCGGTGGAGTTTGGATGTCTGAGTTCGATGACGGAGTCGGTGGAATTACCTCTAATTCAAACGTCTTAGCCACAGACAAAGGCCAATCCCTTGTAACCAAGGGCGGCGCTGCGTGGCGTGGTGCCGATCGTGATCTCACTGGCACCGATGCGGCTATTGCCGTTGGTGAAACCAAGACCTACTTCTGGCAGGTGCAAGCCACTAGCACTGGTGGTGGATTCGACTTTATGATGGGCCTCTCTCCAAGCGTCGACAATATCGATATCACCAACGCTTGGCAGGATTTCAATGTGATGCCCTTTGTTAACAATGCTGCAGACACACCATTTATTAATGCCGATGGTCCCGATGCGGAGTGGTGGGCTCCGATGAATCCGGATGAATGGTATAATGTCTGGGTCGTTGTGAACAATGATGCCACTAGCCCTTCGTACGATCTATATTACTCAGCAGGTAGCGATGCTCCGACCCTTGTCAGCAACGATGCCTATTGGCGAAACACCGATTTGCTGCCGGCCGGCCAAGCCTTGAACGCTATGGGCTTCATGGCCGCTGGTGGTGAGGGAAGCACCCTGATGATCGACAATATCTACTACGCAGCGGGTAGCGATCTCAGCAATCCCGTTGGTGTTCCCGAACCATCGACCTTGGCCCTCTGTAGTCTGTTCGGCATGTTCGGCACCGCCACTTACCTTCGTTCTCGCTGGGGCTAG
- a CDS encoding beta strand repeat-containing protein: MPAAQAVTVAYYDFEEGSDGLEINTVANSPADSLTVTDSGDGTNGLISYGSAQSPNYSATTVPNRTTTGSTLSMQYDGGDDLYLGPDTVGSASWATNAFTDFTIETFVNFSNLDGYQTMVGRDDADLVSGGGALFYLSLHDNDYFRVALADAAGTDLAVEGTSFTPTTDTWYHVAAVGNATAGTLELFVDGNSVGTTTGYTGLYDPTPDTIWTVGRGQWDGNPVDMLNGYLDDVRVSDVALNPSQFLFEIPMNQWGVDADGLYSVGTNWQSGSAPGIGEDVDFGLVISANRTVTLDSSVSINTLTFNNTGDGDYFIVDNGGGETLTLIGDATVNTTGRHWLRAEVAGTSGMTTAGNGELVLDATNSFSGGLNIRQTNVAVVNDGAIAAGNAIDLSNNGDLRFYGSSNTFFTGQGSAGFGTDTISDSVSVASGSILGVFDGVDLTLDGAVTANGVLSADNATLRFSNASTTTFNLADNNTSGSIVGAGTVELNGAVSVDSSAVTDLVGAWSLVNTATLNETFGANFAVSSTADGAFTEASGIWTNGVWAFNEASGLLSKGDVWAVDADGVSSVGSNWNSGVAPTSGASTNVLFSDIISANRTVTVDNGGAAFQVNSIVFDNPAGNGDYHLVANSNETFQLTGDAEVNITGRHWLQLGVAGTSGLNVTGPGELVLDAANSFTGGIVVDDANLAVTHADAIAAGNDITVQNTGLLRIWGPNNGFFSDNGATGYDTGSIDGNISISSGSDFRISDGATVAISGAIATDGTFDINGADVTASGVISGSAAPRLYVGANDQAASLTMSAANTYNGVTLANNTSVITLTGAGTLGASDGTAATGTTLAEESQLALDGIAVGNEYILLSENFDGEQAKIASSGNSSIAGNIHAGTDDEGSHYEFSSAAGGNLTLSGTVSAFDGAAPNDRFLVFSGDGNFIVSKITDGAVDADGNFSATSVGSNVTVIKRGAGTMTVATATDSEDDYWGVATIVEGGTLKVESNGSGVGELQSQLVQVKSGATLDVTAWQNDSANYNLGIGQELAGSGTVDVGTGALGIYDDNIVTIGDGIGTLTVDGRASITNVGGGGALNYQLGSTTTAGGTANDLLQINGTLTTSGNMAFNLNVAFDQNRAAAGSSTYTLASFNSSATPNVSGLALNVTDRKGNAVTTRRDFSVSSTSTAINLNVTGNSVSSTWNAASGIRNWDKGLTGTNNWTSSDNKFYDFDNVTFGTTGQGSVNVSGTVSPGTMTVSGGTYEFGGDNISAGTLTVSGASTVASFSNTVGGVVNVQSGGTLGGTATFQDSITVNNTGRLRIGAATMPKEVTVSGRLLENFDSYDNSSSTATATVTGGVWASVFDGTANSNVVDSTKGQSLETKGGAAWRGAVADLNSNWSAGTAVGETSTYFFQFNPTTTGGSFDVMMGLAPEVSSVDQNNAWQDFNVMPFFAGAADGTADLKATGPDGDENLITDATLGTWYNVWYVVHNDATNPYYEVWTSTGNAAGNVAINDAVWRNTTPLPVGQALNAIGFMAAGGEGSNMLVDNIWYAEGIRTDNPLVADWSQSGTSYEGEVLTIEGDLSLASGAIIEFDIATSGSNDSIDILGELAIASGAVLDVNLDSGLSIDDLGVGSSWSLFSYDTLSGSFDDFTLMLPEGLDSSLTWDLTDGVLSVIAAGLLGDFNGDGIVNLGDYTVWRDNLGADDSVLATGSTEDGSGIVDAADYATWKANFGATSAAFSGVNGQANVPEPSTMALLALAGCGLLVVRKRTTA; this comes from the coding sequence ATGCCTGCTGCCCAAGCGGTAACGGTCGCTTACTACGACTTCGAGGAAGGTTCCGATGGTCTGGAAATTAACACCGTCGCAAACAGTCCAGCCGACAGTCTGACTGTTACCGACAGTGGCGATGGTACGAATGGCTTGATTTCGTACGGTTCGGCCCAGTCTCCTAACTACTCGGCCACGACGGTGCCCAATCGCACCACGACCGGCTCGACGTTGTCGATGCAATACGACGGCGGCGACGACCTTTACTTAGGGCCCGACACGGTTGGCAGTGCCTCTTGGGCAACCAACGCTTTTACCGATTTCACGATTGAAACATTCGTAAACTTCTCGAATCTTGATGGCTATCAAACCATGGTTGGTCGCGATGATGCCGATTTGGTTTCGGGAGGAGGTGCTCTGTTTTACTTGTCGCTTCACGACAACGACTACTTCCGCGTGGCATTGGCCGATGCCGCTGGGACTGACTTGGCCGTCGAAGGTACTTCGTTTACGCCCACGACGGACACATGGTACCACGTGGCTGCGGTAGGTAATGCTACGGCGGGTACTCTGGAACTATTTGTAGATGGCAACTCAGTGGGGACAACTACTGGATACACCGGCCTGTACGATCCTACGCCCGACACCATCTGGACTGTTGGCCGAGGGCAATGGGATGGTAATCCAGTCGACATGCTAAATGGTTACTTGGACGATGTCCGCGTTAGCGACGTCGCGTTGAATCCCAGCCAGTTCTTGTTTGAGATTCCCATGAATCAATGGGGAGTCGACGCCGACGGTTTGTATAGCGTTGGCACCAACTGGCAAAGCGGATCGGCTCCTGGTATCGGCGAAGACGTCGACTTTGGATTGGTGATTTCCGCGAATCGCACCGTGACACTCGACTCGAGCGTTTCGATCAATACGCTTACCTTCAACAACACCGGTGATGGCGACTACTTCATCGTCGACAACGGTGGCGGCGAAACCCTCACGCTCATCGGCGATGCTACCGTGAATACCACGGGACGTCACTGGTTGCGTGCCGAAGTGGCTGGCACCTCGGGCATGACTACCGCTGGTAACGGCGAACTAGTGCTCGATGCAACCAACTCGTTCTCGGGCGGCCTGAACATTCGCCAAACGAATGTCGCGGTAGTCAACGATGGAGCGATTGCTGCTGGCAATGCCATTGATCTATCGAACAATGGCGACTTGCGATTCTACGGATCGAGCAATACTTTCTTCACCGGCCAAGGTTCGGCCGGTTTTGGTACTGATACCATCAGCGACTCGGTTTCGGTCGCCAGCGGCAGTATTCTTGGCGTCTTTGACGGCGTCGATCTGACCCTTGATGGTGCTGTGACTGCTAACGGTGTTCTGAGTGCCGACAATGCGACGCTTCGCTTTAGCAACGCCAGCACTACCACCTTCAATCTGGCCGACAACAACACGAGTGGTTCGATCGTCGGTGCTGGTACGGTGGAACTGAATGGGGCCGTTTCGGTGGATAGTTCGGCTGTCACCGATCTGGTCGGTGCCTGGTCGCTGGTTAACACGGCAACGCTGAACGAGACGTTCGGTGCCAACTTCGCCGTGTCGAGCACTGCTGATGGGGCTTTCACCGAAGCGTCTGGAATCTGGACTAACGGTGTCTGGGCATTCAACGAAGCATCGGGGCTTCTCTCGAAGGGCGATGTCTGGGCCGTCGACGCCGATGGCGTTTCGAGTGTTGGTAGCAATTGGAATAGCGGTGTAGCTCCCACCTCGGGTGCGAGCACCAACGTGCTATTCAGTGATATCATTTCCGCGAACCGTACCGTAACTGTCGATAACGGAGGAGCCGCCTTCCAGGTAAACTCCATCGTGTTCGACAATCCTGCCGGTAATGGCGACTATCATTTGGTAGCCAACTCCAATGAGACATTCCAACTTACTGGAGACGCCGAGGTTAATATAACCGGTCGTCATTGGTTGCAGTTGGGGGTAGCTGGTACCAGCGGTCTGAACGTGACCGGCCCTGGCGAATTAGTTCTGGATGCGGCTAACAGCTTCACTGGCGGAATTGTTGTCGACGATGCGAACCTCGCGGTGACTCACGCTGATGCGATTGCCGCTGGCAACGACATCACCGTGCAGAATACGGGGTTGCTTCGAATCTGGGGGCCGAATAATGGATTCTTCTCCGATAATGGGGCAACTGGTTATGACACCGGTTCCATCGATGGCAATATCTCGATTTCCTCCGGCAGCGACTTCCGCATCTCCGATGGAGCAACCGTTGCGATCAGTGGTGCCATTGCCACGGATGGTACGTTCGACATCAATGGTGCCGACGTTACTGCTAGTGGTGTGATTTCGGGTTCAGCAGCTCCTCGCCTGTACGTGGGAGCCAACGACCAAGCCGCTTCGCTTACGATGTCGGCCGCGAACACCTACAACGGGGTTACTCTGGCAAACAATACTTCGGTTATTACCCTGACTGGTGCTGGGACGCTTGGTGCTTCCGACGGAACCGCTGCTACTGGTACTACTCTGGCTGAAGAGAGCCAACTGGCTCTCGATGGCATCGCTGTTGGTAACGAGTACATTCTGCTTTCTGAGAACTTCGATGGCGAACAAGCCAAGATCGCCAGTTCCGGCAATAGCTCGATTGCGGGCAACATTCACGCTGGTACCGACGACGAAGGCAGCCATTACGAGTTCTCCTCAGCTGCTGGTGGTAATTTAACTCTGAGTGGAACAGTCTCGGCCTTTGATGGTGCCGCTCCCAACGATCGTTTTCTGGTGTTTAGTGGTGACGGCAACTTCATCGTATCGAAGATCACCGACGGTGCCGTGGATGCCGATGGCAACTTCTCTGCCACCAGCGTTGGCTCGAATGTGACCGTCATCAAGCGTGGTGCTGGTACCATGACTGTGGCTACGGCAACCGATAGCGAAGATGATTACTGGGGTGTCGCCACCATCGTGGAAGGTGGAACGCTCAAAGTCGAATCCAATGGCTCCGGCGTAGGCGAACTGCAGAGTCAGTTGGTGCAAGTCAAGTCGGGTGCAACTCTTGATGTAACCGCCTGGCAAAACGACAGTGCCAACTACAACCTCGGTATCGGACAGGAACTAGCCGGTTCCGGTACGGTTGATGTTGGCACAGGTGCCTTGGGTATCTATGACGACAACATTGTGACGATCGGCGATGGCATCGGTACACTCACTGTCGATGGCCGTGCATCGATCACCAACGTCGGCGGTGGCGGTGCTTTGAACTACCAACTTGGTAGCACGACAACCGCTGGTGGTACTGCTAACGATCTGCTGCAGATCAATGGCACGCTGACCACCTCGGGTAACATGGCGTTCAACTTGAACGTCGCCTTCGACCAGAATCGTGCCGCTGCTGGTAGCAGCACCTACACACTGGCCAGCTTCAATTCGAGTGCTACGCCCAACGTATCGGGTCTGGCTCTCAATGTGACCGATCGCAAAGGCAACGCCGTAACTACCCGTCGGGACTTCTCGGTAAGCTCAACCAGCACCGCGATCAACCTGAACGTTACTGGCAACTCAGTTTCGTCCACCTGGAACGCTGCCTCGGGCATTCGTAACTGGGACAAAGGCTTGACTGGAACCAACAACTGGACCAGCAGCGATAACAAGTTCTACGACTTCGATAACGTGACCTTCGGTACGACTGGTCAAGGTAGCGTCAACGTATCTGGAACCGTTTCGCCTGGTACGATGACCGTGAGTGGTGGTACCTATGAGTTTGGTGGCGACAACATCAGTGCTGGTACGCTGACGGTTTCTGGGGCTAGCACCGTAGCCAGCTTCAGCAATACCGTGGGTGGTGTCGTAAACGTGCAGAGCGGTGGCACCCTGGGGGGGACTGCTACCTTCCAGGATAGTATCACTGTGAACAACACGGGGCGTCTACGCATCGGTGCGGCCACTATGCCCAAAGAGGTAACGGTGAGTGGTCGATTGCTCGAAAACTTCGACAGCTACGACAACTCCTCATCCACCGCTACTGCAACTGTTACCGGTGGTGTTTGGGCCAGCGTGTTCGATGGCACAGCCAACTCTAACGTGGTCGATTCGACCAAGGGGCAGTCACTCGAAACCAAGGGTGGTGCGGCCTGGCGAGGAGCTGTAGCAGACCTCAACTCCAATTGGAGTGCTGGCACTGCGGTAGGTGAGACATCCACCTATTTCTTCCAGTTTAACCCAACAACTACTGGTGGTTCTTTTGATGTTATGATGGGCCTAGCTCCCGAAGTCTCCAGTGTTGACCAGAACAATGCTTGGCAGGATTTCAATGTCATGCCGTTCTTTGCCGGTGCAGCAGATGGCACCGCTGATCTTAAAGCCACTGGTCCCGATGGTGATGAGAATCTCATCACGGATGCCACTCTGGGAACTTGGTACAACGTTTGGTATGTCGTCCATAATGACGCCACCAATCCTTATTACGAGGTTTGGACATCCACTGGAAATGCTGCGGGTAATGTAGCCATTAACGATGCTGTTTGGCGAAACACCACCCCGCTACCCGTGGGGCAAGCGTTGAATGCCATTGGTTTCATGGCAGCCGGCGGCGAAGGAAGCAATATGTTGGTTGACAACATTTGGTATGCAGAAGGTATTCGTACCGACAACCCACTCGTGGCCGACTGGAGTCAATCTGGTACAAGCTACGAAGGTGAAGTGCTGACAATCGAAGGCGATCTTAGCCTTGCCTCTGGTGCTATCATCGAGTTTGACATTGCCACGTCAGGTTCAAATGATTCGATTGATATTCTTGGGGAACTTGCGATTGCCAGTGGTGCGGTATTGGATGTCAATCTCGACTCTGGTCTTTCGATTGATGACTTGGGCGTTGGAAGTAGTTGGTCATTGTTCAGCTACGACACGCTCAGCGGTTCGTTCGATGACTTCACGCTGATGCTTCCCGAAGGATTGGATAGTTCCCTCACTTGGGATCTCACGGATGGTGTGCTGTCGGTGATTGCCGCTGGCTTGCTCGGCGATTTCAACGGCGATGGCATCGTGAACCTCGGCGACTACACCGTGTGGCGCGACAATCTTGGTGCCGATGATTCGGTGCTTGCCACTGGCAGCACTGAAGATGGTTCGGGCATTGTCGATGCCGCTGACTACGCGACTTGGAAGGCAAACTTCGGTGCGACTTCCGCTGCGTTCAGCGGTGTGAATGGTCAGGCCAATGTGCCAGAACCAAGCACCATGGCTCTGCTGGCTTTGGCCGGCTGTGGCCTGCTGGTCGTTCGCAAGCGAACGACTGCTTAG
- a CDS encoding transporter associated domain-containing protein encodes MTLDPLLWVAIVSGALVCFFSIGTRVLRGFSRHDLRELCEARNDVDLFSEVLRSHDRVALGLDMLVVLATTTFIVSCAAFAWTEPHISLPRTWPSVVGEALVLGLILTGIRVAVPWTTSRLFSAHLLYYCWPLFNFLALVASPVVGFARLLDTILHRVFGRTAPQLDEESLEEEIRTIVSEGHREGLLEGEAREMIEGVIELADADVAEIMTPRTDMHMVQLDLPWDALLADVISSGHTRIPVYDTNRDDIIGVLYSKDLLPELTRPGDEQPRPVQDIVRKPLFVPETKAVDDLLKMFQQERTHIAIVLDEYGGVAGLVTIEDVLEEIVGEIVDEYDEDVEEVIEQKAEDIFEAAGRAHVDEINSAMSIELPEDGDFDTIGGFVFTEFGRVPSVGESLLWDEVLKITVLEATRRRIDRVRLERLPSSSRESA; translated from the coding sequence GTGACCCTCGATCCGCTGTTGTGGGTAGCCATCGTAAGTGGCGCCCTGGTTTGCTTCTTTTCGATTGGTACCCGCGTGCTGCGAGGTTTTTCGCGGCATGATCTGCGCGAACTGTGCGAAGCTCGCAACGACGTCGATCTGTTCAGCGAAGTGCTCCGCTCGCACGATCGAGTAGCACTGGGCCTCGACATGCTCGTGGTGCTGGCGACCACGACGTTTATCGTAAGCTGCGCGGCGTTTGCCTGGACTGAACCACATATCTCGTTGCCGCGCACATGGCCTTCGGTCGTTGGCGAAGCCTTGGTGCTGGGGCTAATTCTAACCGGTATTCGCGTGGCGGTGCCTTGGACCACGTCGCGACTATTCTCAGCTCACCTACTCTACTATTGCTGGCCGCTTTTTAACTTCCTGGCCCTTGTCGCAAGTCCTGTTGTTGGCTTCGCCCGCTTGCTAGATACCATTTTGCATCGGGTGTTCGGTCGCACTGCACCGCAGTTGGACGAAGAGTCGCTGGAAGAAGAGATTCGTACGATCGTCAGTGAGGGACACCGCGAGGGACTGCTCGAAGGCGAAGCCCGCGAAATGATCGAAGGTGTGATCGAGTTGGCCGATGCCGATGTGGCCGAGATCATGACTCCCCGCACCGACATGCACATGGTGCAGCTCGACTTGCCTTGGGACGCGCTACTGGCCGACGTTATTTCGTCGGGCCATACCCGCATTCCGGTGTACGACACCAATCGCGACGATATCATCGGCGTGCTCTACAGCAAGGATTTGTTGCCCGAGCTCACCCGCCCCGGCGACGAACAGCCTCGCCCGGTTCAAGACATCGTTCGCAAACCATTGTTCGTGCCCGAAACCAAAGCGGTCGACGACCTGCTCAAGATGTTTCAGCAAGAGCGAACTCATATTGCCATCGTGCTCGACGAGTATGGCGGCGTTGCTGGCCTGGTGACCATCGAAGACGTGCTGGAGGAAATCGTTGGCGAGATCGTCGACGAATACGACGAGGATGTTGAAGAAGTCATCGAACAGAAGGCCGAGGATATCTTCGAAGCAGCCGGCCGCGCCCATGTGGACGAGATCAACAGTGCGATGAGCATCGAATTGCCAGAAGATGGCGATTTCGACACCATCGGTGGCTTCGTATTCACGGAGTTCGGCCGCGTTCCGTCGGTCGGAGAATCGCTGCTGTGGGACGAGGTGCTCAAGATCACCGTGCTCGAAGCCACCCGGCGTCGCATCGACCGGGTGCGACTCGAGCGACTTCCTTCTAGCAGCCGGGAAAGCGCCTAG
- the ybeY gene encoding rRNA maturation RNase YbeY gives MIDIAITNRQERLPIDADQLVEACRQIIVGDGREAASISLTVVDDEEMHALNREHLEHDYPTDVLSFPLSGPGEPLAGEVIVSTGTAVSNAEEYGNLPAEELLLYVVHGVLHLVGLGDKSEVDAKKMRQAEAYWLAELGVPRERIDRLVYVDHDSTDDPLVPNGEPAR, from the coding sequence ATGATCGATATCGCGATCACGAATCGCCAGGAACGTTTGCCGATCGATGCCGACCAGTTGGTTGAAGCTTGTCGCCAGATCATTGTCGGCGACGGCCGCGAAGCAGCCAGCATCAGTCTTACCGTAGTCGACGACGAAGAGATGCACGCGCTCAATCGCGAGCATCTGGAACACGACTATCCGACCGATGTGCTCAGCTTTCCACTTTCCGGTCCCGGCGAACCGCTGGCGGGCGAAGTGATTGTGAGCACCGGAACCGCGGTCTCGAATGCCGAAGAGTATGGCAATCTGCCAGCCGAAGAACTACTGCTGTACGTCGTACACGGCGTACTGCATCTTGTCGGCTTAGGCGATAAGTCGGAAGTCGATGCCAAGAAGATGCGCCAAGCCGAGGCCTATTGGCTCGCTGAGCTTGGGGTGCCCCGCGAACGAATCGATCGATTGGTCTATGTCGATCACGATTCTACGGATGATCCATTGGTCCCTAACGGAGAACCTGCGCGGTGA